ACGGCGGCGCGGACACCGCGGCCGGGGAGGGCTCCGACGCCGGGTCCGCGGGCGGCGCGGACGGCGGCGCCCAGTTGTCCGAGGCGGCGGCCGAGCTGGCGGCCCAGCGGATCGAGCGGGAGCGCATCGAGCGCCGGAAGGCCGAGAAGGAAGCGAGAGGACCCATCGAGGCCGGGACGAAGCTCAGCGGTCCGGCCGCCGATCTGCTCGCCGCGGTCCGGGCCGTGGAGAGCGGCGAGAAGCCCGCGGCCGCCGTGTTCGCCGAGCCCGAGGCGGAGACCGCGCGGCGCAGGCCCGCCGCCGAGCGGACGCGCCCGGCGCCCGTCCCGCCGCCGGCGGCGGCCACCGCGCCCGCGGCCCCGGCCGGTGAGACCGTCGAGGCCGTGGGCCGGGTGCTGGCCGAGGGCGGGGCACCGCAGGCGCTCGCCGCCGCCGTCGCGACGGCCCTCGGCGAGGGCGCGGCGGACCTGCTGCGCGCCGACCCCTGGCAGTTGCTGCGTGTTCCCGGGGTGCGCCCCGAGCAGGCCGACGGCTTCGCGCGGGCGCTGCTGGGTGCCGAGTGCGGGCCCGCCGACGAGCGGCGCGGCCGGGCGTTCACGGTCTGGCTCCTGGAGCAGGCGGCGCTCGCCGGGCACACCGCGCTGGAGGCTCCGGCCCTCACCTCCGCACTGGCCCAGCGAGGCGTCCCCGACCCGGACGAGGCCCTGCAGTCCGCGCTCGCGGAGGGCGAGGCCCTGGTGTTCCAGGACGCCCTGGACGAGCCGGGAGCACCGGCCGCCCCGGCCCCCGCCCCGGCCCCCGGCGAGGAGGACGGCGGCGAGGACGAGGAGGGCGAAGGTCGCCCGGTACGGATCCTCGTCGGCCTGGAGCGGTACGCGCTCGCCGAGGAGAGCCTCGCGGACGGCCTGGCCCGGCTGGTCAACTCCGTGCCGAAGGAGGACGGTCCGGGCGAGGACTGGGAGCGGGCCGCCGGTGCGGCCCGGGGTTCCGCCGCCGAGCTGATCCGCGCGGTCGCCGGGCACGCCCTGGTGCTGCACACGGGCGGGGAGGCGTCCCGGGCCGAGGCGGCACGGCTGCTCCGGGAGGCCCGCGCTCTCGGGCTGCGCGCCTGGGCCGCCGCGCACAGCCCGCTGGGCCGGGACGCCTTCGCTGCGCTGCTCGGCGGGTCCTCCGAGGGGCTCGGCGGTCACGGCGGGGCCGAGCGGCCCGGTGCGGACGGCTCGGCGGACTCCGGGACGGACGCGTCCGCCGTGGCCACGGTCGCCGGGCTGCTGTCCGGTGCCGAGGGGCCGGGCCGGGACACCGACGGCGCCTTCGACCTGGACCTCCTCGTCGTGCTCGACGCACCCCAGCTGGACGTCGAGACGGCCGCCCTGGTCGCGGAGTCCCTGCCGGACGGCGCCCGGCTGGTGCTGGCCGGAGATCCCGGTGTGCTGTGGTCCGCGGGGCCCGGACGGGTCTTCGCGGATCTGCTGGCGGCGGGGATCTGTCCGCACATCGCCTCGCGGACACCGGACCCGGGCCCGCTGGGCGAGCTGGTCTCCGGTATCGGCGTCGGCGAGCTGACCCAGGTGCAGGCGCCGGGCAAGGAGGTCGTCATCGTCCCGGTGCGGGACGCGGGCGAGGCCGTGCACCGCACGGTGCAGCTCGTCGCGGACTCGGTGCCGCGGGCGATCGGCGTCCCCACCGCGCAGACCGTGGTGATCACCGTGGGCCACGGCGGCGCGGCGGGCACCCGTGCGCTCAACGCCGCCCTCAAGGAACGGCTCAATCCGGGCCCCGGCCGTTTCGGCGGCTTCGACCCGGACGATCGTGTCGTCTACTCCCCCGCCCCCGGCCGCGCGCTGCCCGGCCAGGTGGTGCGGGCGGACGCCGACGGTCTGCACCTGTCCTGCTCGGGCGAGTCCGTGGTCGTCCCGAAGGACCAGGTGGACGGCCATGTGCGGCACGGATGGGCGCTGACCGCGCACCAGGCCGTGGGCGGCCGGTGGCCCGCGGCGGTGGTGGTGCTGCCGGGCGACGCGGCGCAGGCGCTCAGCCGGCCGTGGGTCTACACCGCTTTCGGCCGGGCGAGCCGCCATCTGTCCGTGGTGCACGGGGTGGAGCAGGCGCTGCCCAGGGCCGTGGCCGAGGTCGCGGCCCGGCCGCGTACGACCCGGCTGCCCGTCCTGCTGGTCCCGCAGACCGGTGGGGAGGAAGCCGCCCAGGCGGCCCAGG
The sequence above is drawn from the Streptomyces sp. SAT1 genome and encodes:
- a CDS encoding helix-hairpin-helix domain-containing protein — its product is MSTEPETTENTGPGTPDTDGRELAASGSEGARTPDADTDAAEPPGPADADGSDDGDDRDDGDDGEGGSSAGETEESGDGGADTAAGEGSDAGSAGGADGGAQLSEAAAELAAQRIERERIERRKAEKEARGPIEAGTKLSGPAADLLAAVRAVESGEKPAAAVFAEPEAETARRRPAAERTRPAPVPPPAAATAPAAPAGETVEAVGRVLAEGGAPQALAAAVATALGEGAADLLRADPWQLLRVPGVRPEQADGFARALLGAECGPADERRGRAFTVWLLEQAALAGHTALEAPALTSALAQRGVPDPDEALQSALAEGEALVFQDALDEPGAPAAPAPAPAPGEEDGGEDEEGEGRPVRILVGLERYALAEESLADGLARLVNSVPKEDGPGEDWERAAGAARGSAAELIRAVAGHALVLHTGGEASRAEAARLLREARALGLRAWAAAHSPLGRDAFAALLGGSSEGLGGHGGAERPGADGSADSGTDASAVATVAGLLSGAEGPGRDTDGAFDLDLLVVLDAPQLDVETAALVAESLPDGARLVLAGDPGVLWSAGPGRVFADLLAAGICPHIASRTPDPGPLGELVSGIGVGELTQVQAPGKEVVIVPVRDAGEAVHRTVQLVADSVPRAIGVPTAQTVVITVGHGGAAGTRALNAALKERLNPGPGRFGGFDPDDRVVYSPAPGRALPGQVVRADADGLHLSCSGESVVVPKDQVDGHVRHGWALTAHQAVGGRWPAAVVVLPGDAAQALSRPWVYTAFGRASRHLSVVHGVEQALPRAVAEVAARPRTTRLPVLLVPQTGGEEAAQAAQG